From Enhydrobacter sp., the proteins below share one genomic window:
- a CDS encoding elongation factor Ts: MAEITATLVKELREKTGAGMMDCKKALGETQGDLEKAVDWLRTKGLSAAAKKAGRVAAEGLVGVVASGNRGAVVEVNAETDFVGRNETFQKFVAATARIALENGGDMTRIAAAPYPGTGRDVQAELTNLIATIGENMSLRRAASLSVSDGVVAAYVHNSVATDLGKIGVLVALESSGDKTKLAGLAKQLAMHVAATNPQSLTVADLDKALIERERSVLAEKAGQSGKAADIVAKMVEGGLRKFHQEVVLLEQAFVIDGKTKVSKVVEDAAKQVGGTVRLAGFLRFALGEGIEKKSEDFAAEVAAQLKK; this comes from the coding sequence ATGGCTGAGATCACCGCTACCCTCGTCAAGGAACTGCGCGAGAAGACCGGCGCGGGCATGATGGACTGCAAGAAGGCATTGGGCGAGACCCAGGGCGACCTTGAGAAGGCCGTTGACTGGCTGCGCACCAAGGGCCTGTCCGCTGCCGCCAAGAAGGCCGGCCGCGTCGCCGCCGAAGGGCTGGTCGGCGTGGTCGCCAGCGGCAATCGCGGCGCCGTGGTCGAGGTCAATGCCGAGACCGACTTCGTCGGCCGCAATGAGACGTTCCAGAAGTTCGTCGCCGCTACGGCGCGCATCGCGCTGGAGAATGGCGGCGACATGACCAGGATCGCGGCCGCGCCGTATCCCGGCACCGGCCGCGACGTCCAGGCCGAGCTGACCAACCTCATCGCAACGATCGGCGAGAACATGAGCCTGCGCCGGGCGGCATCGCTCTCGGTGTCCGACGGTGTCGTCGCCGCCTACGTACACAACTCGGTGGCGACGGACCTCGGCAAGATCGGCGTGCTGGTGGCACTCGAGTCGAGCGGCGACAAGACCAAGCTCGCGGGCTTGGCCAAGCAACTCGCCATGCATGTCGCGGCGACGAACCCGCAGTCGCTGACGGTCGCGGACCTCGACAAGGCGCTGATCGAGCGTGAGCGGTCGGTGCTGGCGGAGAAGGCCGGCCAGAGCGGCAAGGCTGCCGACATCGTCGCCAAGATGGTCGAGGGCGGATTGCGCAAATTCCACCAGGAAGTGGTCCTGCTCGAGCAGGCCTTCGTCATCGACGGCAAGACCAAGGTTTCGAAGGTCGTCGAAGATGCCGCCAAGCAGGTCGGTGGCACGGTCCGCTTGGCCGGCTTCCTGCGCTTTGCCCTGGGCGAAGGTATCGAAAAGAAATCGGAGGATTTCGCGGCGGAGGTGGCCGCTCAGCTCAAGAAGTAG
- the frr gene encoding ribosome recycling factor: protein MHGALDALKKEFGGLRTGRASVNLLDPVMVEAYGQRMPLNQVGTVSAPEPRLLTVNVWDKGLVVSTAKAIREAGLGLNPAPDGQMIRIPIPELTAERRNELAKLAHKYAEQGRVAVRNVRRDGMEALKKAEKDHKISQDEHRGKSDEVQKLTDRFVKMVDDALATKEKEIKTV from the coding sequence ATGCATGGGGCACTCGACGCCCTGAAGAAGGAGTTCGGCGGCCTGCGCACCGGCCGTGCCTCCGTCAACCTTCTCGATCCCGTCATGGTCGAAGCGTACGGTCAGCGCATGCCGCTCAACCAGGTGGGCACGGTGAGCGCCCCCGAGCCGCGGTTGCTGACGGTCAACGTGTGGGACAAGGGTCTCGTCGTCTCGACCGCCAAGGCGATCCGCGAGGCGGGCCTCGGCCTCAATCCCGCGCCCGACGGCCAGATGATTCGAATCCCGATTCCCGAATTGACGGCCGAGCGGCGCAATGAGCTTGCCAAGCTGGCCCACAAATATGCCGAACAGGGCCGGGTTGCCGTCCGCAACGTCCGTCGCGACGGGATGGAAGCGCTCAAGAAGGCCGAGAAGGATCACAAAATCTCTCAGGACGAACACCGCGGCAAGTCGGACGAAGTGCAGAAATTGACCGATCGCTTCGTGAAGATGGTCGACGATGCGCTGGCGACCAAGGAAAAGGAAATCAAGACCGTCTGA
- the rseP gene encoding RIP metalloprotease RseP, with amino-acid sequence MQSIVSLFTTYLPYFILILTLLVFVHEFGHYWVARRFGIHAEVFSIGFGPELFGWTDRRGTRWKFSVIPLGGYVKFLGDSDETSATPAQGGLPTEQSKRAFFTQPLHARAAVVLGGPMANLLFAVLLLTAVFYIAGEPYSPATVAVQSDSPAARAGLRTGDVVVRLAGERVNRFEDIQDAQFLYWAHPMSVEYRRGNQLRRGEIVPQFCERTDRFNNTIRFGELGLDQLVRPVVGGFTANSPGQAAGLKVGDLLLEIDGKPVEYFSRIPELIGDKAGTPVVVKYDREGRRYDTTVIPEADRVTDCTGKQKMIGRLRVRPASVTEFRSHDVLGAMYAGVRHVWGMTQMFYTSMAQILTATRPVDELGGPIRIAKAAGEASYSGWIGILNLVIALSVVLGVFNLLPVPMLDGGHLAMYLYEAVRGKPLGLKAQEVGLKVGFALVICVALVATFNDIRLLLR; translated from the coding sequence ATGCAGAGCATCGTCAGCCTGTTCACGACCTATCTGCCGTACTTCATCCTGATCCTGACGTTGCTCGTCTTCGTTCACGAGTTCGGGCACTATTGGGTGGCGCGCCGCTTCGGCATCCACGCCGAGGTGTTTTCGATCGGCTTCGGGCCCGAATTGTTCGGCTGGACGGATCGACGGGGAACGCGATGGAAATTCTCGGTCATCCCCCTCGGCGGCTACGTCAAGTTCCTGGGCGATAGCGACGAGACCAGCGCGACGCCGGCGCAGGGCGGGCTGCCGACCGAGCAGAGCAAACGTGCGTTCTTCACCCAGCCTCTGCATGCGCGCGCTGCCGTCGTGCTCGGCGGACCGATGGCGAACCTGCTGTTCGCCGTGCTTCTGCTGACTGCAGTGTTCTACATAGCGGGTGAACCTTATTCGCCGGCGACGGTTGCCGTCCAATCCGACAGTCCGGCGGCAAGGGCCGGATTGCGCACCGGAGATGTCGTCGTGCGGCTGGCGGGCGAGCGGGTCAATCGCTTCGAGGACATCCAGGACGCCCAGTTCCTTTATTGGGCGCACCCGATGTCGGTCGAGTACCGCCGCGGCAATCAACTGCGGCGCGGCGAGATCGTGCCGCAGTTCTGCGAGCGCACCGATCGTTTCAACAACACCATCCGCTTCGGCGAACTGGGACTCGACCAGCTCGTTCGCCCGGTGGTCGGCGGGTTCACGGCGAACAGCCCGGGGCAGGCGGCGGGCCTGAAGGTCGGCGACCTGCTGCTCGAGATCGACGGCAAGCCGGTCGAGTATTTCTCGCGCATTCCCGAGCTGATCGGCGACAAGGCCGGTACCCCCGTGGTCGTGAAGTACGACCGGGAAGGGCGGCGCTACGACACGACGGTGATACCCGAAGCCGACCGGGTGACCGATTGCACGGGCAAGCAGAAGATGATCGGCCGACTGCGCGTCCGTCCAGCCAGCGTGACCGAGTTTCGCAGTCACGACGTTCTGGGTGCGATGTATGCCGGCGTGCGTCACGTCTGGGGGATGACCCAGATGTTCTACACGTCAATGGCCCAGATCCTGACGGCAACGAGGCCGGTCGACGAACTCGGCGGCCCGATCCGAATCGCCAAGGCGGCCGGCGAGGCGTCCTACAGTGGCTGGATCGGCATCCTCAATCTGGTGATCGCGCTCTCCGTCGTGCTCGGCGTGTTCAACCTCCTGCCGGTCCCGATGCTGGATGGCGGTCACCTGGCGATGTACCTGTACGAAGCGGTGCGTGGGAAGCCGCTGGGACTCAAGGCTCAGGAAGTCGGGCTGAAGGTGGGGTTCGCGCTGGTGATCTGTGTGGCGCTGGTGGCGACCTTCAACGACATCCGTCTGCTGCTGCGCTGA
- the pyrH gene encoding UMP kinase, whose protein sequence is MPPAPRYRRVLLKLSGEGLMGGREYGLDPAMVGMVAQEVKAVHDMGVQVCLVIGGGNIFRGVSAAASGMDRASGDYMGMLATVINSLAMQSALERHGLQTRVQSAIPMTTVCEPYIRRRAARHMEKGRVVIFAAGTGNPFFTTDTAAALRAAEMGVDVLLKGTQVDGVYSADPRKDKSARRYDSLTYMDVLSRDLQVMDASAISLARENRIPIIVFDIHKQGAFAKTMCGEGTFTIIKDEG, encoded by the coding sequence ATGCCGCCGGCTCCTCGCTATCGCCGCGTCTTGTTGAAGCTCTCGGGCGAGGGCCTGATGGGCGGTCGGGAATACGGTCTCGACCCCGCCATGGTCGGCATGGTCGCCCAGGAAGTGAAGGCCGTACACGACATGGGGGTACAGGTGTGCCTCGTCATCGGCGGCGGCAACATCTTTCGGGGGGTCTCTGCGGCGGCTTCCGGCATGGACCGCGCGAGCGGAGACTACATGGGTATGCTCGCCACGGTGATAAACTCGCTGGCCATGCAAAGCGCCCTCGAACGCCACGGGCTGCAGACCCGCGTGCAGTCGGCCATCCCCATGACCACGGTCTGTGAGCCCTATATTCGCCGCCGCGCCGCGCGCCATATGGAGAAAGGGCGTGTGGTGATCTTCGCCGCGGGAACGGGCAATCCCTTCTTCACCACCGATACGGCGGCCGCCTTGCGTGCGGCCGAGATGGGCGTCGACGTTCTCCTCAAGGGGACGCAAGTGGACGGCGTTTATTCCGCCGACCCCCGCAAGGACAAGTCGGCCAGGCGCTATGACAGCCTCACCTACATGGACGTGCTGTCCCGGGACCTCCAGGTCATGGACGCATCGGCCATCTCGCTCGCGCGCGAAAACAGGATTCCCATCATCGTGTTCGACATCCACAAGCAGGGTGCGTTCGCCAAGACGATGTGCGGGGAAGGCACTTTCACCATCATCAAGGACGAGGGCTGA
- a CDS encoding isoprenyl transferase, producing the protein MSTAPLPAAPDAPPGPHHVAIIMDGNGRWAKARGLPRVAGHRRGADSVRRVIRGAAELGIPMLTLFAFSTENWARPADEVSDLMGLLRHYLRNELEELRKNGARLRVIGDRDRLASDIVRDIADAERSTSANARIDVNICINYGARDEIVRAARNLARKVSRGELAPEAIDEDRFEGALLTAGLRDPDLLIRTSGEQRISNFLLWQCAYAELVFVDTLWPDFGKEHLERAIAEFRRRERRYGGVNG; encoded by the coding sequence ATGTCGACCGCGCCGCTACCCGCCGCACCTGACGCCCCGCCCGGGCCGCATCACGTCGCCATCATCATGGATGGCAACGGACGGTGGGCGAAGGCGCGCGGTCTGCCGCGAGTGGCTGGCCATCGCAGGGGGGCCGATTCGGTGCGTCGCGTCATCCGGGGCGCCGCCGAGTTGGGCATTCCGATGCTGACGCTGTTCGCGTTCTCGACGGAGAACTGGGCGCGACCGGCCGACGAAGTCAGCGACCTGATGGGACTTCTGCGGCACTACCTGCGCAACGAGCTCGAGGAGCTTCGGAAGAACGGCGCTCGGTTGCGCGTCATTGGCGATCGCGACCGACTCGCGTCGGATATCGTTCGGGACATCGCGGACGCGGAGAGGTCGACGAGCGCGAATGCGCGCATCGACGTCAACATCTGCATCAACTACGGCGCACGCGACGAGATCGTGAGGGCTGCCCGCAATCTGGCTCGCAAGGTCTCGCGGGGGGAGCTCGCGCCGGAAGCGATAGACGAAGATCGCTTCGAGGGCGCGCTTCTCACGGCGGGTTTGCGCGACCCGGATCTGCTGATCAGGACGAGCGGCGAGCAGCGCATCAGCAACTTCCTTCTGTGGCAATGTGCCTATGCCGAGTTGGTCTTCGTCGACACGCTTTGGCCGGATTTCGGCAAGGAGCATCTCGAACGGGCGATCGCCGAGTTCCGTCGCCGTGAACGTCGCTATGGCGGCGTCAACGGCTAG
- a CDS encoding phosphatidate cytidylyltransferase: MAASTASAPGQSARFRGLLPRVVSAAVLGPAVLAAIWFGFPWIDLMAALAAPIMVSEWIRLTRGRYLARMMTVTYALAAVVALLWLRHQPESGRQTVLWIVACVWATDIGAYFLGVLAGGAKLAPSISPSKTWSGLVGGMAFAAVVSAACGWIFGAGHTVWLAIFGAMLAVVAQAGDLLESAAKRRAGVKDSGRIIPGHGGLLDRIDGLIAVLVVVAAIRLVVGGVWPWE; this comes from the coding sequence ATGGCGGCGTCAACGGCTAGCGCACCGGGGCAGAGCGCGCGGTTCCGGGGCTTGCTGCCGAGGGTCGTGTCGGCGGCAGTCCTTGGTCCGGCGGTGCTTGCTGCGATCTGGTTCGGTTTCCCCTGGATCGATCTGATGGCAGCGCTCGCGGCACCGATCATGGTTTCCGAATGGATCAGGCTCACGCGCGGACGATACCTCGCGCGGATGATGACGGTGACCTACGCGCTTGCGGCGGTGGTCGCGCTCCTGTGGCTGAGGCACCAGCCGGAGTCGGGCCGCCAGACGGTGCTGTGGATCGTCGCCTGCGTCTGGGCGACGGACATCGGAGCGTACTTTCTGGGGGTGCTCGCGGGCGGCGCCAAGCTCGCGCCTTCGATCAGCCCGAGCAAGACCTGGTCGGGACTGGTCGGGGGCATGGCGTTCGCGGCGGTGGTCAGCGCGGCTTGCGGCTGGATATTCGGCGCCGGGCACACCGTGTGGCTTGCGATCTTCGGTGCGATGCTCGCGGTCGTAGCGCAAGCCGGCGACCTCCTGGAATCGGCCGCCAAGCGTCGTGCCGGCGTGAAGGACAGCGGCAGGATCATCCCGGGGCACGGCGGCTTGCTCGACAGGATCGACGGGCTGATCGCCGTTCTCGTGGTCGTTGCCGCCATACGGCTCGTCGTCGGAGGAGTGTGGCCGTGGGAATGA
- the dxr gene encoding 1-deoxy-D-xylulose-5-phosphate reductoisomerase yields the protein MRWNPPSVDRPRTVTILGSTGSVGQSTVDLIARDPERYRVEALVAGSSVEVLADQARRLRARIAVVAHPDRYRALKEALAGTSVEAAAGPAAVEEAAARPAEWVMAAIVGFAGLASTLMAARRGAMVALANKEALVCAGVLLMDAIRESGGVLLPVDSEHNAIFQVFDPAQRHAVDRLILTASGGPFRNWSLADMACVTPQQARAHPNWDMGAKISIDSATMMNKGLELIEAHLLYGLPAEQLDIVVHPQSVIHSMVAYRDGSVLAQLGTPDMRVPISHALGWPSRIEGPAARLDFASLSALTFERPDSGRFPSLRLAREALVTGGVAPIVLNAANEVAVAAFLARRIGFLDIARVVEDAMMSTDQLSAPLQSLRQVDAVDVEARATAEKSLKAHAPTN from the coding sequence ATGCGCTGGAACCCGCCGTCCGTCGACCGGCCGAGGACCGTGACGATCCTCGGCTCGACCGGCTCGGTGGGCCAAAGCACGGTCGATCTGATCGCGCGCGATCCCGAGCGGTATCGCGTCGAGGCGCTGGTTGCCGGCAGTTCCGTGGAAGTGCTGGCCGACCAGGCGCGGCGCCTGCGTGCCCGGATCGCCGTTGTTGCCCACCCGGACCGCTATCGTGCGCTCAAGGAGGCACTCGCCGGAACCTCCGTCGAGGCTGCGGCAGGGCCCGCCGCGGTGGAAGAAGCGGCGGCACGGCCGGCCGAGTGGGTCATGGCGGCGATCGTCGGGTTCGCCGGGCTCGCCTCGACGCTCATGGCCGCCCGGCGTGGCGCGATGGTGGCGTTGGCGAACAAGGAAGCGCTGGTTTGCGCCGGTGTGTTGCTGATGGACGCCATCCGCGAATCGGGAGGCGTGCTGCTGCCCGTCGACTCCGAGCACAACGCGATCTTCCAGGTATTCGATCCGGCGCAACGTCACGCCGTGGATAGGCTTATCCTGACGGCCTCGGGCGGACCGTTCCGCAACTGGTCGCTGGCCGACATGGCATGCGTTACACCCCAGCAGGCGCGCGCGCACCCCAATTGGGACATGGGCGCCAAGATCTCGATCGATTCGGCGACGATGATGAACAAGGGGCTGGAGCTGATCGAGGCGCACCTCCTGTATGGACTTCCCGCCGAGCAGCTGGACATCGTCGTCCATCCGCAATCGGTCATCCATTCGATGGTCGCGTACCGTGACGGATCGGTCCTGGCGCAGTTGGGCACGCCCGACATGAGGGTGCCGATCAGCCATGCGCTCGGCTGGCCGTCGCGGATCGAGGGGCCGGCCGCTCGGCTGGACTTCGCGAGCCTGTCGGCGCTGACCTTCGAGCGGCCCGATTCCGGCCGTTTTCCCTCGCTACGGCTGGCGCGCGAGGCTTTGGTCACGGGAGGAGTTGCACCCATCGTGCTGAATGCGGCAAACGAGGTTGCTGTGGCTGCTTTTCTTGCCCGGCGGATCGGCTTTCTCGACATTGCCCGCGTCGTCGAGGATGCGATGATGTCGACCGACCAACTTTCCGCGCCCCTGCAGTCCCTGCGGCAGGTCGATGCCGTGGACGTAGAGGCAAGAGCGACAGCCGAGAAGTCTCTCAAGGCTCACGCTCCAACTAATTGA
- a CDS encoding DUF72 domain-containing protein — protein MSRQPGLFETPPPPRRPKPSPGEIGPALDSPLLEAPALPRDIRLGTSSWFFPGWRNLVYDGLHPQVALSRKGLAAYAQFPLLRTVSLDRTFYAPIPTVDYARYAGQVPAHFSFVVKAPALVCDALMRDDQGRGRVVNPHFLDAAIAAREFVVPCLEGLEGKAGPLVFQISPLPRGLVEEAASLVERLAAFFAALPAQLGGRRPLYAIELRNPELLTPRLMRMLAGVGVRYCVGLHDRMPEVERQEAALAVLDGEAPGDLIVRWNLHRGFLYQAARQRYEPFDKLVDEDGETRRVLARMAVRASKAGRRTWITANNKAEGCAPLSLLELAREIANLAR, from the coding sequence TTGAGCCGGCAGCCCGGCCTCTTCGAGACTCCGCCGCCGCCCCGGCGTCCGAAACCATCGCCCGGCGAGATCGGGCCGGCGCTCGATTCGCCCCTGCTCGAGGCGCCGGCGTTGCCGCGCGACATCCGGCTGGGCACGTCGTCGTGGTTCTTCCCCGGCTGGCGCAACCTGGTCTACGACGGCCTGCATCCGCAGGTCGCGCTGAGCCGCAAGGGGCTCGCCGCCTACGCCCAGTTCCCGCTGCTTCGCACTGTCAGCCTGGATCGCACGTTCTACGCGCCGATCCCGACCGTCGACTATGCGCGCTACGCCGGCCAGGTACCCGCGCATTTCAGTTTCGTCGTGAAGGCGCCTGCGCTCGTCTGCGATGCCCTGATGCGTGACGACCAGGGCAGGGGGCGGGTGGTCAATCCGCACTTCCTCGATGCCGCCATTGCGGCGCGCGAATTCGTCGTGCCGTGCCTGGAAGGACTCGAGGGCAAGGCCGGGCCGCTGGTGTTCCAGATTTCGCCCCTGCCGCGTGGCCTCGTCGAGGAGGCGGCGAGCCTGGTCGAGCGGCTGGCGGCGTTCTTCGCCGCCCTGCCGGCGCAGCTCGGCGGGCGCCGGCCGCTCTATGCGATCGAATTGCGCAACCCCGAGCTCCTCACCCCGCGATTGATGCGCATGCTGGCCGGCGTCGGCGTGCGCTACTGTGTCGGGCTCCATGATCGCATGCCCGAGGTCGAACGGCAGGAAGCCGCGCTGGCTGTCCTGGATGGCGAGGCGCCCGGCGACCTGATCGTCCGTTGGAACCTGCACCGGGGTTTTCTCTATCAGGCCGCGCGCCAGCGATACGAGCCGTTCGACAAGCTGGTCGACGAGGACGGCGAGACCCGGCGTGTCCTGGCGCGCATGGCGGTTCGGGCATCCAAGGCGGGACGCAGGACCTGGATCACCGCCAACAACAAGGCCGAGGGCTGCGCGCCCCTCTCGCTCCTCGAACTGGCCCGCGAAATCGCCAACTTGGCCCGTTAA
- the rpsB gene encoding 30S ribosomal protein S2 — protein MAMPTVTMRQLLEAGVHFGHHTRRWNPKMKPYLFGVRNGVHIIDLTKTVPLLEQALQQLRQVVSNGGRVLFVGTKAAAADRIADAAKRCGQYYVNHRWLGGMITNWQTISASIKRLRELDDRLKGDVVGLTKKEQLDLTRERDKLERSLGGIKEMGGTPDMLFIIDTNKESIAVQEARKRGIPIVAVLDSNSDPDGIDFPVPGNDDALRAVSLYCDLVASAVLDGIRAEIAATGGDVGELSEPPVEDVPSPSGGEGAEAAPAE, from the coding sequence ATGGCGATGCCGACCGTCACGATGCGTCAATTGCTGGAAGCGGGTGTCCATTTCGGCCACCACACACGGCGCTGGAACCCCAAGATGAAGCCGTACCTGTTCGGGGTGCGCAACGGGGTTCATATCATCGATCTTACCAAGACCGTGCCGCTGCTCGAGCAGGCGCTGCAGCAGCTCCGCCAGGTCGTGTCCAACGGCGGTCGTGTGCTGTTCGTGGGCACCAAGGCCGCCGCCGCTGATCGCATCGCCGATGCCGCCAAGCGCTGCGGCCAGTATTACGTCAACCACCGCTGGTTGGGCGGCATGATCACCAACTGGCAGACCATCTCCGCCTCGATTAAGCGTCTGCGCGAGCTGGATGACCGGTTGAAAGGCGATGTCGTCGGCCTCACCAAGAAGGAACAGCTCGACCTGACGCGCGAACGCGACAAGCTCGAGCGCTCGCTGGGTGGCATCAAGGAGATGGGCGGCACGCCCGACATGCTGTTCATCATCGACACCAACAAGGAATCGATCGCCGTCCAGGAGGCGCGCAAGCGCGGCATCCCGATCGTGGCGGTGCTCGACAGCAACTCCGATCCCGACGGCATCGATTTTCCGGTGCCGGGCAACGACGACGCGCTGCGCGCCGTGTCGCTTTACTGCGACCTGGTGGCCTCGGCCGTGCTCGACGGCATCCGTGCCGAGATCGCCGCTACCGGCGGCGACGTCGGCGAACTCTCCGAGCCGCCGGTCGAGGACGTTCCCTCGCCGTCGGGAGGCGAGGGCGCCGAGGCCGCACCGGCCGAATAG